In the Qipengyuania gelatinilytica genome, GTAGATGATCGACAGCAGCACGAACAGGATCGCCACCGGAACATCGCGCCCGCCAATAAAGAACACGGCCGCCCCCAGGATCGACAGAACGATATAGCCAAGCGCCATGAACCCTTCGGGAAACTCGCTGGCCCCGCTCCACCGGCGATAGCCCAGCGCGAACCAGTGAACGCCATAGGCGGTGAAGGCCAGCGCCGCCATGTAGAGCGGCGGCGATTTTTCAAACACGTCGAACCAGGTCAGCCCGATCATCAGGATCATGCCGGTCAGGAACTGGAGGAAGCCCGGCATCCAGAACATCCACACTCCGGCAGCGCGATCGAGGGCGCCCGCCGCTTCCTGGTCGAGGCGGCTGCGGCTCGGTGCGGGCAGGACCTGCGACCCGCCGACGATCAGATAACCGATGGCGAGACCGAAAAAGCCCAGCGCAACGGGCGCAAATGTGGATTGGGTAAAAAGCTGCGACATGCGAAACTCCCGGTTGTTTTTTTCTACCGAGGCATTGGCCGCCGCGACCATGCGACTTTGCCGATATCGAGGCGCCGGTAAGGGAATTGCCTTGCGGCTCCGCACCGATGCGCGGGTCAGCTAGCGCAAGAGATCATCACAATGCAAGTCCCTGATTTGTCCCGAATGAATGGAGCGTGGTCGCAAGCAAGGCAGGTCCATACGCGCTCAGGAATCTGAAACCTGGTCGTCGCCATCTGTTCTACCCGTCTTGATCAGCCGATCGATCAGGCTCTGGTCCGACACGTCTTCGCCGGTCAGCGCCATGGCCAGTAATTCGCCCCCCAGGATGGTCGGCGCGATCACCATGTCGGGCTGGACCCGCTGCACCTTGGCCAGGTTCTTGGTGTTGTTGACCGCCACCACGGTTTGCGCAGACCCCTGTAATTCCTTCGCCGCCAGGACGACGAAGGCATTGGTGGCATCGTCTTCGCCCAGCGCCATGATGGCCTTCGCGGTCTTGCCCGATGCGTGTTTCAGCGTTTCGATGTCGGTGGGGTTGCCGGTAACCACCTGCGCATCGCCGGGCAGATCTTCGCCCGCGGTATCGACGATGAAGATAACGCTCTCTCCGCGCTCGTGCAGCTCGCGGCACGTATTGAGCGCAAGGTTCGACCTGCTGGTGATGACATAATGACCAGACATTTTCATGGCTCTTTCCTTTCCGGCGAGGAAATCGTGCAGACGGCTCTGCAAGAAGGGCAGCAACACCGTACTGATTGCGGCGGTGAACACGGTCAGGCCCAGAATGATAAGCGAAATTACATACAGCCGGGCGTCCGCACTCGTCGGGTAGATATCGCCATACCCCACCGTCGACATGGTCACGATGGTGAAATAGAAAGCCGTACCGATGTCGGTGATCGGGGTGGAAAACTGGCTGCCCATGATGAGGCTTCCGAGCACCCCATAGGCGATTACCAGAAACAGGCTCCCGGTGGAGAAGATCGACGCGGCCGCAATGCTGGTGTGGCTGAATTGCGCACGAAACAGATAGAGCGCGGCCAGCAGCACAAGTTCGAGACTGCCGAACAGGAAATGCGTGTGGGAAACAGTCAGCCACAGCGCGATATCGATGACGACCAGCATGGTCACCACGACCCACGCAAGGCGCGACCGCAGGGCAAGTCCCGGCGCCATGATGACCATGAACACGCCCGACACCATCCTGTTGCCGCCCGATACCAGTCCGGATTCGACGATCTGGGGGAGCTTCTGCAGCGTATCGAGCGTAAATCCGCCGGTTCGAAGCTCTGCCCACAAGCTTCCCAGCTGGAAGATCCCCATCGCGAGCACGGCTGCGGCGATCACGAAATGCGATAGCTCGCGCAAGCGCGAAAGTGCGGTCATCGGCTTGAGGTGCTCAAGGTGCATGGGGCTTTCTCTCAGGCCGCTTGCGAATGGCGTGGCTTAAGCAATGCGTGCATTCCAAGTGCCAAGGCGCATATCGCTCATGCGCTCTGGCTTGCCGTTGCACCCACGCCATCAGCGCCGCGCGCTTCGCCCTCGGCGCGGTATCGCAGCCAGCGAATGTTGCCCTTGCTGAATTGCCAGTACAGCATCACGCTGATGATGGCGGCATAGAGGCACCAGACCGATGAAAACGCATATTGCTTCACGATTGCAACGACGGTCAGACCGATCAGGTTGAGAATGCCGAACCAGCGAACCACCTTGTGTCCGGACAGGACCAGAGCGCCGCAGGTCACGAATATGTAGAGCGCGCCGGTCACGAGGCTCTCGGTTTCCGGATTGCGATAGGCGATCGAATGATGCTCGGCCGCGACTTGCGTTTGGAAACCCATCACACCGTAGGTCATGTAAATCATCAGCCCGAAAGCGATGGCGACGATCACGCTTATGACATTGCGGCGCCAGCCCGGTCGCTCGATCAACAACACGCTGAGAGGCATCAGGAATGGCAGGATCGCCTGGGCATAGAGGACGAACAGGAGCGCCGAGTTGCGCAGCGCCAAATCGCCAATCGTGCCATCCAGCCCGAGCCAGACGAACCCTTCGATGAACTGGTGAAGCGCGAACAGCAGCGGCATCGCTGCAAGCAGGACTTCACGCGGATGCTCTGCGTGTCGCAGGGTCGCAATGCCGACAGTGCCGATAACCGCTGCCGCCGCGAAATTCACTTCTGCTGAAATGCACATCTATGCCCCCTACTCTGCTTTTCGCAGGAGCCCCCCGCTCACCCTGCCTCGATAAAACGCCTTCAAAAGTCTTTGCAACAGGTCGCCGGAAATATTTGCGCGGCCAAGGCCTTCCTTGCGGGGACCGGTGCAGCTGAGATCGGGATGATGCACGCGCAACCCTTTCCGGCAATTGCCATCAGCGTTGCTGCAAGGCTCTGAGCGCTTCCTTGTCGGAGAGATAGAGCAAAGCCACCCCGCATAGCGCCAGCAAGGCCGCCAGTCCCGCTCCGGCTGCGAAGTCCACCAATCGCGCAACGGCGAGCTGTTTGAGCGGAGAGTGTTCGCTGATGATCAGGATGATCGCCATGGTTATCGAGGCGGAGCCGAAGATCTGGCTTTTGGGAATGTATCGCTGGGTGAAGACAAAACCCGTGATCGCGATCGCACCCACCAGCAAGGGCGGCGGGGTCAGGCTGCCGATCAGATAGGCCAGCGTGCACCCCAGCGCCGTGCCGATGACGCGCTTCACTGCCCGGGTGAAATATCGCGTGTGCGGCGGCAGGCTCAGGATCGCGAGGCACAGGGGAAACCAGAACCCGTGACCGGCCAGCAAATTCTGTCCCACCCAGGTGGAAAAAGCGATGCCGACAGCAAACAGCGCACCGAAAATCAGCGCATAGGCGCGCGACGGCTTTGAATCGGTCTGGTCCCCGCCCCCTCCGAACAGCCTGATTATGGTCAGGCTCCATGCCAGTCCGGCGATCTGGGCGCCGGCAATCACGAGGTCCTTTTCGACCGGGAGGATCGAACCTGTATAGATTGTCCACACGACCATCGAGATGATCGCCGGCATCGAAACGCCGCGACGACCCGCGAGGCCGGCAACCATCGCCAGCACCGCGCCGATCGCCGGCGCCCAGGCTTCGTGATGCAGCGTGAAATAACCGGCAACAATCGCCAGGAGAACGAAGGGGGCGGTGTAGAACGCCCCGGCCCGCCGCGCTCCCATCGTTCCGGGGAATGCCCCCATGAAGCCACCGATGCCTGCGATCATGCCGAAGGACAGGCCGAGCACCAGCGGAGGCACCAGGATGGCAAGGCAATTGACCGCAACCGATTTCCACGGGGTCGCATCGCCATCGACCAGCCAGAATTCCAGCGAAGTCAGGTCTTGCCGGGGTACGGACTTGTCCAGCTCCTGCTGGAACTCGCTATTGTTCTGCGGATTGTTCACGCGGTGGGAACCTCAACGATCGGGAGGCTGGTTTCGCGCGCTTGGTCGGACAAGGCCCGCTTCGGGCTGGTCGTGCTCATCATTCTTTTTTCCAATGCCCAGTGCAACACTGATTCGAACATCGATGGCGACCGCCGGCGTGTTTAGCGAGTTCCGGCCGGGCGGCAAGATGCGGGTGAGCAACGTGCGGTCATCAAAGGGAAATTCACGCCGATAGATCGCGAAGTGGAGCAGCCCTTCCGGTCAAGCGGTCCCACGAACGATAAGCGTCGGCGGCATCACGATGCTTTCGGTTTCCTCGCCCGCAATTCGCCTCAGGAGCAGTTGGACAATGGCACGGGCACCGCCCGCGATATCCTGCCGTATCGTGGTCAACGGCGGGATTGTCTGCTGGGCGATCGGCAGATCGTCGAACCCGACGAGTTTCATGTCGCCCGGAACGTCGCGGCCAAGCTTGCGCAGTTCGCCGAGGCACGCCAGCGCAAGCAGGTCGGTCGCGGCGAAAAGACCATCGAACTTGCCAGCTGCCTCTTCCATCAGAGCGGCGATCTCGGTCGTCATACCCGAAGTCGCGAGATGGGCCGGCAGCTCGGCAAGATCCAGGCCGAAGGATTGCGCCACCTGGCTCGCCCCGGAATAACGTGCCGCGAATTCCGGTGCGTTGGTGTCGCCGACAAATGCCAGTCGCTTCGCGCCCGCAGCCACCAGCCTTTGCATGGCAAGCTTCCCGCCGAGCAGATTGTCCGATCCGACGACGCAATGGCGCTGTCCTTCGCGGTGCTGGCCCCAGACCACCATTGGCCGGTATCCGTCGGCCACTTCTTCGAGGTGCTCGAACTGGTCCGACTGGCCCACAACGATGACCCCGTCGATCATGCCCGAACCGATAAAGGGATCGAGCCAGTCCTCGTCGCTCGCCGGCACCACGCGCCGGAGCATGAGGTCGTAGCCCTTTTCGGTCAGCTCGTCGGCGAGATGACCGAGCAGGGTGAGGAAGAAGGTGTCGGAGACCTGCTGCTTCTGCTCGTGGCCGAGCGGAATGATGACGCCGATCACCCCGGTTTTCTGGCGCCGCAGACGGCTGGCCATCTGGTTCGGGCGGAAGCCGTGTTCGCGCGCGATGGCTTCGATTTTCTCGCGCGTCTTCGCGTTGACCAGGCTGTTACCGGCCAGCGCCCGCGACACGGTGCCCGGCGAAACACCGGCCAGTTTCGCAAGATCGGTGATCGTGCGAACGGGGCGGTCGTCGGGCTTGCGGTCTGCGGGCATTTCTGCCTCCTAGCTCAACCTGCCTCCGGCTGCATCACCTTTGGCACCGGACGTCCCGCATCGACGAACATGGTGGCGATCGCGCCCAGGATCATGAGGCCTCCGCCAAGCAGCAGCACATTGCGCGGATCGCCGCCCAGCAGCGGTCCGTAGAACAGCGGCATGGTCAGTGTCTGGATCAGCATCGGGATCACGATGAACATGTTGAAGATGCCCATGTATATCCCGTTGCGTTCGGGCGGGATCGCGTCGGCGAGCATGACATAGGTGTTGCCCATCATGCCGGCCCAGCCGATCCCGATGCCGAGCATCAGGACAAACAGCGAAGCCGGTGTCTCGACGCCCGGGATCAGCAGCATGGCTATGCCCGAGGCGGTGAGACAGAAGGCGTGGGTCAGCCGCGCGCCCAGGTTCCTGACGACCGGAATGAGGACCAGCGCCCCCAGGAAAGCGATGAAATTATACAGCGCCCCGGCCTGCTGCGTCGTCAGGGTCGCATCGCGGAACGCCGCGCTGGACGGGTCGGAGGTATCGTAAAGCGAGCGTCCGACGGCGAAGGTGATATACTGCCAATAAGCGAACATGGCGTACCATTGGCACAGCATGGCGAGCGAGAGCTGGCGCATCGCCTTGGGCATCTCGCGGATCGCCGTACCGATATCGGCCAGCGTCGCCGCAGGGGTCAGCGGCTTGTCGGCCAAAGCCGACTTCTCTTCATCGGTCATCGGCAATTCAGGCACGCGCCACACCGACCAGACGATCGTGCTGATCGACAGGATCGCACCGATGATGAAGGCGATTTTCACCACCACCGGAATGCCGTTGGCATCCAGCACATCGCGCGCGACGAAACTTGTGAGCAAGGTGGGGGCGAGATAGGACAGGGTCTGCGCCAGTCCGGTGAAGGCGCTTTGGGTCAGGAAGCCGACCGAACGCTGGTCGGGCACGAGGCGGTCGGCGACGTAGGCGCGGTAAGGCTCCATCGTAATGTTGTTGCCCGCATCGAGGATCCACAGCAGGCTGGCCGCCATCCAGAGCGTGCTGGAATAGGGCATCAGGAACAGGCTGATCGAACAGATGATCGCGCCGATCAGGAAGTAGGGAGTGCGCCTGCCACAACGCGAGGAGGTGCGGTCGCTCATCGCGCCGATAATCGGCTGCACCAGCAAACCGGTCATCGGTCCCGCCAGCCAGAGCAGCGGCATGGTCGCCTCTTCCGCTCCAAGGAAGCCGTAGATCGGCCCCATGTTCGCCTGCTGCAGCCCGAAACTGAACTGCAGGCCGAAAAAGCCGATGTTCATTTCGATGATTCGCAACAGCGAAAGCCGCGGTTTTGCGATGCTTTGCATACCTTCCAATCCTCTTTCCCGGCAGATCTAAAGCCTGCTCCATGTCATGGACTGACACGAATCCGGCATTATTGCAAACGTTTGCAGAAATCTGTTGCAAACGATTGCAATCGCCCTATGCCTTATAGCGAATCGCGGGCCGACAGAGCGCCGCGATCTTGGGATAAGGAGTGGATGCCATGAAGTTTCGTGCAGTTCTGGCCGTGGGCGTTGCCCTCTCGGCCCTTTCGACCACCGCCTATGCGCAAGACGCGGCACCTGCCGCGGATGGCGAGCCGGTTCTGGTAGAAGAAGTCATCATCGTGACCGGGGTGGCGCGCGCGCAGAACCGCCTCGAGAGCTCGGTTTCGCTGAGCGTCGTCGACGCTGAATCCATCGCCGATCTCAACCCGCGTTCGTCGGCGGACCTCATTCGCCAGATCCCGGGTATTCGCTCCGAAGCGTCGGGCGGCGAAGGCAACGCCAATATCGCGGTGCGCGGTATCCCCGTATCGACCGGCGGCGCGCGGTATATCCAGCTCCAGGAAGACGG is a window encoding:
- a CDS encoding NAD-binding protein, producing the protein MTALSRLRELSHFVIAAAVLAMGIFQLGSLWAELRTGGFTLDTLQKLPQIVESGLVSGGNRMVSGVFMVIMAPGLALRSRLAWVVVTMLVVIDIALWLTVSHTHFLFGSLELVLLAALYLFRAQFSHTSIAAASIFSTGSLFLVIAYGVLGSLIMGSQFSTPITDIGTAFYFTIVTMSTVGYGDIYPTSADARLYVISLIILGLTVFTAAISTVLLPFLQSRLHDFLAGKERAMKMSGHYVITSRSNLALNTCRELHERGESVIFIVDTAGEDLPGDAQVVTGNPTDIETLKHASGKTAKAIMALGEDDATNAFVVLAAKELQGSAQTVVAVNNTKNLAKVQRVQPDMVIAPTILGGELLAMALTGEDVSDQSLIDRLIKTGRTDGDDQVSDS
- a CDS encoding DUF6629 family protein, encoding MCISAEVNFAAAAVIGTVGIATLRHAEHPREVLLAAMPLLFALHQFIEGFVWLGLDGTIGDLALRNSALLFVLYAQAILPFLMPLSVLLIERPGWRRNVISVIVAIAFGLMIYMTYGVMGFQTQVAAEHHSIAYRNPETESLVTGALYIFVTCGALVLSGHKVVRWFGILNLIGLTVVAIVKQYAFSSVWCLYAAIISVMLYWQFSKGNIRWLRYRAEGEARGADGVGATASQSA
- a CDS encoding FUSC family protein — its product is MNNPQNNSEFQQELDKSVPRQDLTSLEFWLVDGDATPWKSVAVNCLAILVPPLVLGLSFGMIAGIGGFMGAFPGTMGARRAGAFYTAPFVLLAIVAGYFTLHHEAWAPAIGAVLAMVAGLAGRRGVSMPAIISMVVWTIYTGSILPVEKDLVIAGAQIAGLAWSLTIIRLFGGGGDQTDSKPSRAYALIFGALFAVGIAFSTWVGQNLLAGHGFWFPLCLAILSLPPHTRYFTRAVKRVIGTALGCTLAYLIGSLTPPPLLVGAIAITGFVFTQRYIPKSQIFGSASITMAIILIISEHSPLKQLAVARLVDFAAGAGLAALLALCGVALLYLSDKEALRALQQR
- a CDS encoding LacI family DNA-binding transcriptional regulator; its protein translation is MPADRKPDDRPVRTITDLAKLAGVSPGTVSRALAGNSLVNAKTREKIEAIAREHGFRPNQMASRLRRQKTGVIGVIIPLGHEQKQQVSDTFFLTLLGHLADELTEKGYDLMLRRVVPASDEDWLDPFIGSGMIDGVIVVGQSDQFEHLEEVADGYRPMVVWGQHREGQRHCVVGSDNLLGGKLAMQRLVAAGAKRLAFVGDTNAPEFAARYSGASQVAQSFGLDLAELPAHLATSGMTTEIAALMEEAAGKFDGLFAATDLLALACLGELRKLGRDVPGDMKLVGFDDLPIAQQTIPPLTTIRQDIAGGARAIVQLLLRRIAGEETESIVMPPTLIVRGTA
- a CDS encoding MFS transporter, whose amino-acid sequence is MQSIAKPRLSLLRIIEMNIGFFGLQFSFGLQQANMGPIYGFLGAEEATMPLLWLAGPMTGLLVQPIIGAMSDRTSSRCGRRTPYFLIGAIICSISLFLMPYSSTLWMAASLLWILDAGNNITMEPYRAYVADRLVPDQRSVGFLTQSAFTGLAQTLSYLAPTLLTSFVARDVLDANGIPVVVKIAFIIGAILSISTIVWSVWRVPELPMTDEEKSALADKPLTPAATLADIGTAIREMPKAMRQLSLAMLCQWYAMFAYWQYITFAVGRSLYDTSDPSSAAFRDATLTTQQAGALYNFIAFLGALVLIPVVRNLGARLTHAFCLTASGIAMLLIPGVETPASLFVLMLGIGIGWAGMMGNTYVMLADAIPPERNGIYMGIFNMFIVIPMLIQTLTMPLFYGPLLGGDPRNVLLLGGGLMILGAIATMFVDAGRPVPKVMQPEAG